One genomic segment of Flagellimonas marinaquae includes these proteins:
- a CDS encoding SulP family inorganic anion transporter, with translation MFKNLKNDLPASIVVFFVALPLCLGIALASGAPLFSGLIAGIIGGIVVGGLSGSQIGVSGPAAGLAAIVLTAIGTLGGYQNFLVAVVLGGVLQFLFGILRAGVIAYYFPSSVIKGMLTGIGIIIILKQIPHFFGYDADPEGDFAFFQVDGENTFSEIINTVNFISPGATIIAFISLAILILWSQVLTKKSKIFELVQGPLVAVVLGIIYFTVTQGNETWGISQEHLVSVPVPDSFESFLGFFSFPNFSVITSTEVWITAFTIALVASLETLLCVEATDKLDPLKRTTPTNRELMAQGVGNTLSGLVGGLPVTQVIVRSSANIQSGGKTKASAIIHGFLLLGSVIIIPTLLNKIPLSVLAAILFIVGYKLAKPSLFKTMYQAGWKQFVPFIVTVVGIVFTDLLVGISLGLLVGIVVVLIKSYQNSHFLHIEDKSNGAHKIKMTLAEEVTFFNKGAILKELDSLPENSYLELDVRKTRYLDNDIVEILEDFSSKAKNRNIDIKIISERGEVENPESYIEFFNLRPKKSA, from the coding sequence ATGTTCAAGAATTTAAAAAATGACTTGCCTGCAAGTATAGTGGTCTTTTTTGTGGCACTACCCCTATGTTTGGGTATCGCCCTGGCCAGTGGAGCACCTCTCTTTTCGGGTCTCATCGCAGGTATTATCGGAGGAATCGTTGTTGGAGGATTAAGCGGTTCACAAATAGGGGTAAGTGGCCCGGCAGCAGGACTGGCTGCAATTGTTCTTACGGCCATTGGCACTTTGGGGGGTTATCAGAACTTTCTGGTTGCCGTGGTTTTGGGAGGTGTCCTACAGTTTCTTTTCGGAATCTTGAGAGCTGGTGTCATCGCCTACTATTTTCCATCATCCGTAATTAAGGGAATGCTTACCGGTATCGGTATCATCATCATTCTAAAACAGATTCCCCATTTTTTTGGTTACGATGCCGATCCCGAAGGAGATTTTGCCTTTTTTCAAGTAGATGGTGAAAATACCTTTAGTGAAATCATCAATACCGTGAATTTTATAAGCCCGGGTGCTACCATTATTGCGTTTATCTCGTTGGCAATATTGATTTTGTGGAGCCAGGTATTGACCAAAAAATCAAAAATCTTTGAACTTGTACAAGGACCATTGGTAGCCGTAGTCCTTGGAATCATTTATTTTACGGTAACACAGGGAAATGAGACTTGGGGCATCTCTCAAGAACATTTGGTCAGTGTTCCCGTACCCGATAGTTTCGAGTCCTTTTTAGGTTTCTTTAGTTTTCCTAATTTTTCGGTGATCACCAGCACCGAGGTTTGGATCACAGCGTTTACCATTGCACTTGTGGCCAGTTTGGAAACCTTGCTCTGTGTGGAGGCCACAGATAAATTGGACCCTTTAAAAAGAACTACACCCACCAACCGAGAGCTTATGGCCCAAGGAGTAGGCAATACACTGTCCGGTTTGGTCGGAGGACTGCCGGTAACACAAGTTATTGTGCGTAGTTCAGCAAATATTCAATCTGGAGGTAAAACAAAAGCTTCTGCCATTATCCATGGTTTTTTACTTTTGGGATCGGTCATCATCATCCCGACCCTTCTCAATAAAATACCTCTGTCCGTTTTGGCGGCCATCCTATTTATTGTAGGTTACAAACTTGCAAAACCGAGCTTGTTCAAAACTATGTACCAAGCAGGTTGGAAACAATTTGTTCCATTTATCGTAACCGTTGTTGGTATTGTTTTCACAGACCTTTTGGTAGGAATCAGCCTTGGTCTATTGGTTGGAATCGTGGTAGTTTTGATCAAGAGTTACCAAAACTCACACTTCCTTCATATAGAGGATAAGAGCAATGGTGCCCACAAAATTAAAATGACCTTGGCAGAAGAAGTAACCTTTTTCAACAAAGGGGCCATTCTAAAAGAGTTGGATAGCCTTCCAGAAAATTCGTACCTGGAATTGGACGTAAGAAAAACACGCTATCTTGATAATGATATCGTGGAAATTTTAGAGGATTTTTCCAGCAAGGCCAAAAATAGAAACATCGACATCAAAATAATTTCTGAAAGAGGTGAAGTCGAAAATCCGGAGAGCTATATCGAATTCTTTAATCTAAGACCGAAAAAATCGGCATAA
- a CDS encoding carbonic anhydrase family protein, producing the protein MKAHTKETQLTMTPKKAIDFLKEGNERFQQNLKANRNLLEQVNDTKDGQFPFATILSCIDSRVSAELVFDQGLGDIFSIRIAGNFVNEDILGSMEFACKLAGTKAIVVLGHTSCGAVKGACDHARLGNLTALINKIEPAVEAVSEPKDESMRNSKNLEFVDAVAVKNVEMTLDNIRKQSEVLKEMEEAGEIALVGAMYDISDGKVTFL; encoded by the coding sequence ATGAAAGCACACACAAAAGAAACGCAGTTGACGATGACCCCTAAAAAAGCCATCGATTTTTTAAAGGAAGGGAATGAGCGGTTTCAACAAAACTTAAAAGCAAACAGAAACCTTTTGGAACAAGTGAACGATACCAAGGATGGGCAATTTCCTTTTGCGACCATTTTAAGTTGTATCGATTCCCGAGTTTCTGCAGAGCTTGTGTTCGATCAAGGTCTTGGCGACATTTTCAGCATAAGAATTGCCGGGAACTTTGTGAACGAAGACATTTTGGGGAGTATGGAGTTTGCCTGTAAGTTGGCCGGCACAAAAGCTATTGTTGTACTAGGCCACACAAGCTGTGGTGCTGTTAAGGGAGCTTGTGACCATGCTCGCCTAGGTAACCTAACTGCTTTGATAAACAAGATTGAGCCTGCAGTAGAAGCTGTATCCGAGCCAAAAGATGAAAGCATGAGAAACTCCAAAAACTTGGAATTTGTTGATGCTGTCGCGGTTAAAAATGTGGAAATGACCTTGGACAACATCCGAAAACAGAGCGAAGTGCTCAAGGAAATGGAGGAAGCGGGTGAAATAGCCCTAGTCGGTGCCATGTACGACATATCCGATGGTAAAGTGACTTTTTTATAA
- a CDS encoding SulP family inorganic anion transporter, with translation MFKHFRGDLFGGITAGIVALPLALAFGVSSGLGPSAGLYGAIFISFFAALFGGTNTQISGPTAPMTAVSMVVIAGIIAVNDGDVGKALPAILTVFLLAGLMQIGLGLVGLGKYIKYIPYPVVSGFMTAIGVIILVTQILPAVGYYPKEDSDYVNQFMPEAEEKILENILKEEAGEGILVLENFTETIKRAEKITHDDMLKEASTLASKDASGVLGTFKVLPRAINNINWLELALALATIFIIYGFKKITTAIPSTLVALIAVSGVAYGFGWNYRPIEQIPSGLPVPNLDIFTSFQFDSVSPYIFTALTLALLGAIDSLLTSVVADNMTQTKHKPNQELVGQGIGNSIAAIFGGIPGAGATIRTVVNINSGGKTKLSGMVAGILLLVILLALGPVASQIPAAVLAGILVTVGIGVMDYRGLKAIPHLPKDIKLGPLKLSSEVIIMLVVLVLSSVWNLVYAVGIGLVIASLMFMKKIGDLTAKHSKVKALREEAWSDEKNVPKKILDKVFIKHINGPLFFGSTNEFQQLASQIPDSASTVIIRMGRMQYMDQTGLYAMEDVLQDLKRKGATILLVNILEQPRYMLERIDIIPDLIPENNVFSNLKSCLAWVDTHLNTEE, from the coding sequence ATGTTCAAACACTTTAGAGGAGATTTATTCGGTGGAATTACAGCGGGCATTGTAGCGCTTCCCTTGGCACTAGCCTTTGGTGTAAGTTCCGGTCTTGGTCCGAGCGCTGGTCTGTACGGTGCTATTTTTATTAGCTTTTTTGCCGCACTTTTTGGTGGTACAAACACCCAAATCTCCGGCCCTACCGCACCCATGACAGCGGTTAGCATGGTAGTTATTGCAGGTATTATTGCCGTAAACGATGGAGATGTGGGTAAAGCACTCCCGGCCATTCTTACTGTATTTCTTTTGGCAGGCCTTATGCAAATTGGTTTGGGTCTTGTTGGGCTCGGAAAGTATATAAAATACATTCCATATCCCGTGGTTTCCGGGTTTATGACCGCAATTGGTGTAATAATACTAGTTACCCAGATATTACCAGCTGTTGGGTATTATCCAAAAGAAGACTCGGACTATGTAAACCAATTTATGCCAGAAGCCGAAGAAAAAATCTTGGAAAACATTCTAAAAGAAGAAGCCGGAGAAGGAATTTTGGTATTGGAAAATTTCACGGAAACCATTAAAAGAGCCGAAAAGATCACCCATGATGATATGTTGAAAGAAGCCAGTACTTTGGCATCCAAAGATGCCTCGGGCGTTCTTGGAACTTTTAAAGTACTGCCCAGGGCAATCAACAACATCAATTGGTTGGAGCTTGCTTTGGCGTTAGCGACCATTTTTATAATTTATGGGTTCAAAAAAATTACAACCGCAATTCCGAGTACTTTGGTGGCTTTGATAGCTGTTTCCGGGGTTGCATATGGTTTTGGTTGGAACTACAGGCCCATAGAACAAATTCCCAGTGGCTTGCCCGTACCAAATCTGGATATTTTTACGTCGTTTCAATTTGATTCGGTAAGCCCCTACATTTTTACGGCACTTACACTGGCACTGCTTGGTGCCATTGATTCCCTTTTAACCTCCGTGGTTGCCGACAATATGACCCAGACCAAGCATAAACCCAATCAAGAATTGGTAGGCCAGGGTATCGGAAACAGTATTGCTGCCATTTTTGGTGGAATCCCTGGAGCTGGTGCAACCATCAGAACCGTTGTGAACATAAATTCTGGTGGAAAAACAAAGCTCTCCGGTATGGTCGCTGGCATTTTATTATTGGTTATTCTGCTAGCCCTAGGACCAGTAGCTTCGCAAATACCTGCAGCCGTGTTGGCCGGTATATTGGTCACAGTAGGTATCGGTGTTATGGATTATCGGGGATTAAAAGCCATTCCACATCTGCCCAAAGACATTAAACTTGGACCACTAAAATTAAGCTCGGAAGTGATTATTATGTTAGTGGTATTGGTACTTTCTTCGGTTTGGAACTTGGTATATGCCGTTGGTATTGGTCTTGTTATAGCTTCGCTAATGTTCATGAAAAAAATCGGAGACCTAACCGCTAAGCATTCCAAAGTAAAGGCTCTTCGGGAAGAAGCATGGTCAGATGAAAAAAATGTGCCAAAAAAAATCCTGGACAAAGTATTTATAAAACACATAAACGGACCTTTGTTCTTTGGTTCGACCAACGAGTTTCAACAACTTGCCTCCCAAATTCCAGATTCTGCTTCCACTGTAATAATTAGAATGGGCAGAATGCAGTATATGGACCAAACAGGGCTCTATGCAATGGAAGATGTGTTGCAAGATCTAAAACGAAAGGGCGCAACAATACTATTGGTCAATATTTTGGAACAGCCAAGGTATATGCTCGAACGAATAGACATTATTCCTGACCTGATTCCGGAAAACAACGTTTTTAGCAATTTAAAGTCGTGTTTGGCATGGGTAGATACCCATCTAAACACGGAGGAATAA
- the pheS gene encoding phenylalanine--tRNA ligase subunit alpha: MIETIKEHIAEVEKFTSTSTDEIEAFRIKYLGKKGLLNSFFSEFKNVPNDQKKDFGKVINQLKSAATNKVNELKEALESQAEVAGKYGDLTRPGEPVSLGARHPISIVKNQIIDIFSRIGFNVSEGPEIEDDWHNFTALNLPEYHPARDMQDTFFIQTDPDILLRTHTSSVQVRYMEANQPPIRTISPGRVYRNEAISARSHCFFHQVEGLYVDKNVSFADLKQTLQYFTSEMFGKSKIRLRPSYFPFTEPSAEVDVYWGLETETDYRMTKGTGWLEIMGCGMVDPNVLKNCGIDPEVYSGFAFGMGIDRIALLLHQISDIRLLSENDVRFLEQFKSAL, from the coding sequence ATGATTGAGACCATAAAGGAACATATTGCCGAAGTAGAAAAGTTCACTTCGACCTCTACAGATGAAATTGAAGCATTCCGAATCAAATACTTGGGAAAAAAAGGACTGTTGAACAGTTTCTTTTCGGAATTTAAAAACGTGCCAAATGATCAAAAAAAGGATTTTGGCAAGGTAATCAATCAATTAAAGAGTGCCGCTACCAATAAAGTGAACGAACTCAAGGAAGCATTGGAAAGCCAGGCTGAAGTAGCTGGGAAATATGGGGACCTAACACGCCCTGGCGAACCTGTATCGCTAGGTGCACGCCACCCTATATCCATTGTAAAGAACCAGATCATAGATATTTTCTCAAGAATCGGTTTCAATGTATCCGAAGGTCCTGAAATCGAGGATGATTGGCACAACTTTACAGCGCTCAACCTACCGGAATACCATCCGGCACGGGATATGCAGGATACATTTTTTATCCAGACCGACCCCGACATCCTACTGCGTACCCACACCTCATCGGTACAAGTAAGGTACATGGAAGCCAATCAGCCTCCTATTAGAACTATTTCGCCCGGGAGAGTGTACCGAAACGAGGCAATTTCTGCCCGCTCACATTGTTTTTTTCACCAAGTGGAAGGTTTGTACGTAGATAAAAATGTGTCTTTCGCAGATTTAAAGCAAACGCTACAATATTTTACTTCTGAAATGTTTGGGAAGTCAAAAATAAGACTACGCCCATCTTATTTTCCATTTACCGAGCCCAGTGCCGAGGTAGATGTATATTGGGGGCTGGAAACCGAAACCGATTACCGTATGACCAAAGGTACCGGATGGCTGGAGATTATGGGCTGTGGCATGGTGGATCCCAATGTGCTCAAAAATTGTGGAATAGACCCAGAAGTATATTCAGGCTTTGCCTTTGGAATGGGAATAGATCGGATTGCTCTTTTGTTGCATCAGATTTCAGACATTAGATTGCTCAGTGAAAACGATGTACGTTTCTTGGAGCAGTTTAAGAGCGCCCTTTAG
- a CDS encoding GbsR/MarR family transcriptional regulator, which yields MSREEQKKELIEELGIHLENQHDIPPLAARLYAMLVVTNRNGLSFEECQINRCASKSSISTAINLLLKLGLITYFTKPGDRKRYFKTSAANTFYLNKLEEKLKRIETENRIITKIRNYNQTYNPERYETNKERAEIYHSFIKQSEELLSNTLQVLKELENHNHN from the coding sequence ATGTCCAGAGAAGAGCAAAAAAAAGAACTGATCGAGGAACTTGGAATCCATTTGGAAAACCAACACGATATTCCGCCATTGGCTGCAAGACTATATGCAATGCTTGTGGTCACCAACCGTAATGGGCTCAGTTTTGAAGAATGCCAAATTAACCGATGTGCAAGTAAAAGCTCCATATCTACCGCAATTAATCTCCTACTAAAATTGGGATTGATCACCTACTTCACCAAACCGGGAGACAGGAAAAGATATTTTAAGACATCAGCGGCCAACACTTTCTACCTAAACAAATTGGAAGAAAAGTTAAAACGTATTGAGACAGAAAACCGAATTATAACGAAAATCAGAAACTATAATCAAACTTATAATCCCGAAAGGTACGAGACCAATAAAGAACGGGCAGAGATCTATCACTCATTTATTAAGCAAAGTGAAGAATTACTGAGCAACACCCTTCAAGTACTTAAAGAATTAGAAAATCATAATCACAATTAA
- a CDS encoding efflux RND transporter periplasmic adaptor subunit, whose product MKKIALGLSAISLAIFASCGGKNEQQATAPQAPSLKVNTLEKQDITLYNSYSTNIEGEQNVEIWPKVSGFVQKIYVEEGQQVKKGQLLFKLETQTLSQDAQAAKAAVNVAQVEVDKLVPLVEKNIISEVQLKTAKAQLEQAKSTYSSIAANIGYSNIVSPVNGYIGEIPYKVGALVSSSMGQPLTVVSDISTVRAYFSMTEKQLLEMKSKMTKGGASVSSENSPEVELVMINGETYPHKGKIAMVNNIINPTTGSVTLRADFNNPNFLLSSGSTGTIKVPSPQKDVMVVPKMATVDIQGNKLVYILQDDNTVKSQKINIINQTDSEYLVSQGVQPGNTIVVEGVSKLREGQSINPIK is encoded by the coding sequence ATGAAAAAAATTGCATTAGGCCTATCTGCCATTAGTCTTGCTATTTTTGCTTCCTGTGGTGGTAAAAATGAGCAACAAGCCACTGCTCCTCAAGCGCCATCACTAAAAGTAAATACCCTAGAGAAACAGGACATTACCTTGTACAACTCCTACTCTACCAATATAGAAGGGGAACAAAACGTTGAAATTTGGCCAAAGGTCTCCGGTTTTGTCCAAAAAATCTATGTTGAAGAAGGTCAACAAGTTAAAAAAGGCCAGTTACTTTTTAAACTGGAAACCCAGACGCTTTCTCAAGATGCCCAAGCCGCCAAAGCAGCAGTAAATGTCGCCCAAGTAGAAGTGGACAAGCTAGTTCCGTTGGTTGAAAAGAACATTATAAGCGAAGTTCAACTAAAAACGGCCAAGGCTCAATTGGAACAAGCAAAAAGTACCTATAGCAGTATTGCAGCCAACATTGGGTACTCCAATATTGTTAGTCCCGTTAACGGTTATATTGGGGAGATTCCATACAAAGTGGGCGCCTTGGTAAGCAGTTCAATGGGACAACCATTAACGGTAGTATCGGATATAAGTACGGTACGCGCTTATTTCTCCATGACAGAAAAGCAACTTTTGGAGATGAAGAGCAAAATGACCAAAGGTGGTGCTTCGGTTTCTTCGGAGAATTCTCCAGAGGTGGAATTGGTAATGATCAATGGTGAAACATATCCACATAAAGGGAAGATTGCCATGGTGAACAATATCATCAATCCAACTACAGGAAGTGTTACCTTAAGAGCAGATTTTAACAATCCCAACTTTTTATTGAGTTCCGGAAGTACGGGAACCATCAAGGTACCTTCTCCTCAAAAAGATGTTATGGTTGTCCCCAAAATGGCCACAGTGGATATACAAGGGAACAAATTGGTCTATATTCTTCAAGATGACAACACTGTAAAATCACAAAAAATCAACATTATTAATCAGACCGATTCGGAGTATTTGGTATCCCAAGGTGTACAACCCGGAAACACGATTGTTGTAGAAGGTGTTTCCAAACTTAGGGAAGGACAATCCATAAATCCAATTAAATAA